A genomic window from Periophthalmus magnuspinnatus isolate fPerMag1 chromosome 16, fPerMag1.2.pri, whole genome shotgun sequence includes:
- the pbxip1b gene encoding pre-B-cell leukemia homeobox interacting protein 1b isoform X7, giving the protein MSGSSNNSWTIVTPEETAAAETLRPLAEGTERQDEPSAPTQGLGAETSDGSHGLSEEDHPDQTSEEPVAKPNEDSDATALPSSAPSESSSVPEPQTEGAPVDSGQSSTEPESFSDSYSHLSPSADETPAPPLNAETLGYLDSGQEEPEEEAREQKEPEEELKEESQQLSPLETPQDPTEPAPETEPELRRRRLEALEKIGQRDEEEEAEEDFQLPQRDEDSGITLNKCILGAVILLGLGTIFMSESDYPPVELKESESSEKQEWLNPDISRPGGEAELLDKLTKGNEQIEMLQEQHQSQNEELKLAKAQSAEGSTERLQQEEVQQENSRLKRHMEGVPELQKALEKMTTELKSVSMLQKDVETLKSTLNHLKLYAAAATAPLSGQMENHSHKPGDHQMHKKDKYDRGVKKDWKDGEKSESKKEKKQRKDGGKTEGKEKEWKKDKSEGGGFEKRYKEDKHAKQKDEVKEWKTKQKDEAKEWKTKQKDEAKEWKTKQKDEAKEWKTKQKDEAKEWKKDKSNRGDEGKPWKEKKEKKEWTYEGDKKHKHDQVKEGRSKESKYSQETHKGPGDKHWKKGRDDYKEEKDKYEKKHWKGRDEYESRNRKDDGERREKGKEKKWAKDEKKQWKNEDKEKKRVEFKEKKHQKEWEEGHFEKYNKHKSSEDKDHTWNDKKPKPKVGQPEYWSRQRERLQHSSKPQHPCDSPDTCAQAEGVQPVLLSEFESILKNYLSKAEKAGVEPSHIAELQKLATEMFQNGVFPHDQMSFQDYVEDVGDILEDLVEGEDGSEEEEDSAIEDEMEGFEMEVMEKFMLPGKKEGVKAEFGKESGRGRG; this is encoded by the exons ATGTCTGGCAGCTCAAACAACAGTTGGACAATTGTCACTCCTGAG GAGACGGCTGCAGCTGAAACCCTGAGGCCTCTCGCTGAAGGAACAGAGCGCCAGGATGAACCCAGTGCACCCACTCAGG GTTTGGGTGCAGAGACGTCAGATGGTTCACATGGTTTATCTGAAGAGGATCACCCAGACCAG ACGTCAGAAGAACCTGTAGCTAAACCAAATGAAGACAGCGACGCTActgccctcccctcctctgctccatcagaAAGCAGCAGTGTCCCAGAGCCGCAGACAGAGGGCGCTCCAGTGGACTCGGGACAGTCCAGCACAGAGCCAGAGTCCTTCTCTGACTCCTACTCCCACCTCAGCCCCTCTGCAGACGAGACCCCTGCTCCCCCCCTGAACGCTGAGACTCTGGGGTATCTGGACTCAGGgcaggaggagccagaagaggaggcCAGGGAGCAgaaggagccagaggaggagttAAAGGAGGAGTCACAGCAACTGAGTCCCCTAGAAACACCACAAG ATCCCACTGAACCAGCCCCAGAGACAGAGccggagctgaggaggaggaggttagAGGCTCTGGAGAAGATCGGCCAACGTgacgaggaagaggaagcagaggaagaCTTTCAGCTACCCCAGAGAGATGAGGACTCCGGCATCACCCTGAACAAGTGCATTCTGGGAGCTGTTATTTTGCTGGGCCTCGGCACTATTTTTATGTCAG AAAGTGACTATCCTCCTGTAGAGCTGAAGGAATCTGAGTCATCTGAAAAACAG GAGTGGCTTAACCCGGATATTTCTCGACCTGGAGGAGAAGCTGAACTCTTAGACAAATTAACTAAAGGGAATGAGCAGATAGAAATGTTACAAGAACAACATCAG TCTCAGAACGAGGAGCTAAAATTGGCCAAGGCACAatcagcagagggcagcactgAGCGGCTTCAACAGGAGGAGGTGCAACAGGAAAACAGTAGGTTAAAGAGACACATGGAGGGTGTCCCTGAACTTCAGAAAGCACTGGAGAAGATGACGACAGAGCTGAAGTCTGTGTCAATGCTACAGAAAGACGTAGAGACTCTGAAGTCCACTTTGAACCACTTAAAGCTCTATGCAG CAGCGGCTACAGCTCCCCTTAGTGGACAAATGGAGAACCACAGTCACAAGCCAGGAGACCATCAGATGCACAAGAAGGACAAGTATGACAGAGGTGTTAAAAAAGActggaaagatggagagaaatcTGAgtcaaaaaaagagaaaaagcaaCGCAAAGATGGAGGGAAGACAGAGGGCAAGGAAAAAGAGTGGAAAAAAGATAAATCTGAAGGTGGAGGATTTGAAAAGAGATATAAGGAAGATAAGCACGCAAAGCAGAAAGATGAGGTGAAAGAGTGGAAGACAAAGCAGAAAGATGAGGCGAAAGAGTGGAAGACAAAGCAGAAAGATGAGGCGAAAGAGTGGAAGACAAAGCAGAAAGATGAGGCGAAAGAGTGGAAGACAAAGCAGAAAGATGAGGCGAAAGAGTGGAAGAAAGACAAGTCAAACAGAGGGGATGAAGGGAAGCCGtggaaggaaaagaaagaaaagaaagagtggACTTACGAAGGTGATAAAAAGCACAAACATGATCAAGTTAAAGAAGGGAGGAGTAAAGAAAGCAAGTACTCTCAGGAAACGCACAAAGGGCCTGGAGACAAGCACTGGAAAAAGGGAAGAGATGActataaagaagaaaaggaTAAGTACGAGAAAAAGCACTGGAAAGGGAGGGATGAATATGAAAGTCGAAATAGAAAAGACGACggcgagaggagagaaaagggcaAAGAGAAAAAATGGGCAAAGGATGAGAAGAAGCAGTGGAAGAACGAAGACAAGGAGAAGAAAAGAGTagagtttaaagaaaaaaagcatcAAAAGGAATGGGAGGAAGGTCATTTTGAGAAgtataataaacataaaagtaGTGAGGATAAGGATCATACGTGGAACGATAAGAAGCCCAAACCCAAAGTGGGACAACCGGAATACTGGTCCCGTCAAAGAGAGCGCCTCCAACACAGCTCAAAACCTCAACACCCCTGCGATTCCCCGGACACCTGCGCCCAAGCCGAAGGGGTGCAACCAGTTCTTCTCTCGGAATTTGAATCAATCCTAAAGAATTACTTGTCGAAAGCGGAAAAAGCGGGAGTGGAGCCCTCGCACATTGCTGAACTGCAAAAGTTAGCCACggaaatgtttcaaaatggcgtctttcCGCACGATCAGATGAGTTTTCAGGATTACGTGGAGGATGTAGGGGATATTTTGGAAGATCTAGTCGAGGGAGAAGATggaagtgaagaggaggaggatagtGCCATAGAGGATGAGATGGAGGGATTTGAAATGGAGGTGATGGAGAAGTTTATGTTGCCGGGCAAGAAGGAGGGAGTCAAGGCGGAGTTTGGGAAGGAAAGCGGGAGAGGACGTGGGTGA
- the pbxip1b gene encoding pre-B-cell leukemia homeobox interacting protein 1b isoform X4: MSGSSNNSWTIVTPEETAAAETLRPLAEGTERQDEPSAPTQGLGAETSDGSHGLSEEDHPDQTSEEPVAKPNEDSDATALPSSAPSESSSVPEPQTEGAPVDSGQSSTEPESFSDSYSHLSPSADETPAPPLNAETLGYLDSGQEEPEEEAREQKEPEEELKEESQQLSPLETPQDPTEPAPETEPELRRRRLEALEKIGQRDEEEEAEEDFQLPQRDEDSGITLNKCILGAVILLGLGTIFMSGVLMDLDEESDYPPVELKESESSEKQEWLNPDISRPGGEAELLDKLTKGNEQIEMLQEQHQSQNEELKLAKAQSAEGSTERLQQEEVQQENSRLKRHMEGVPELQKALEKMTTELKSVSMLQKDVETLKSTLNHLKLYAAATAPLSGQMENHSHKPGDHQMHKKDKYDRGVKKDWKDGEKSESKKEKKQRKDGGKTEGKEKEWKKDKSEGGGFEKRYKEDKHAKQKDEVKEWKTKQKDEAKEWKTKQKDEAKEWKTKQKDEAKEWKTKQKDEAKEWKKDKSNRGDEGKPWKEKKEKKEWTYEGDKKHKHDQVKEGRSKESKYSQETHKGPGDKHWKKGRDDYKEEKDKYEKKHWKGRDEYESRNRKDDGERREKGKEKKWAKDEKKQWKNEDKEKKRVEFKEKKHQKEWEEGHFEKYNKHKSSEDKDHTWNDKKPKPKVGQPEYWSRQRERLQHSSKPQHPCDSPDTCAQAEGVQPVLLSEFESILKNYLSKAEKAGVEPSHIAELQKLATEMFQNGVFPHDQMSFQDYVEDVGDILEDLVEGEDGSEEEEDSAIEDEMEGFEMEVMEKFMLPGKKEGVKAEFGKESGRGRG; this comes from the exons ATGTCTGGCAGCTCAAACAACAGTTGGACAATTGTCACTCCTGAG GAGACGGCTGCAGCTGAAACCCTGAGGCCTCTCGCTGAAGGAACAGAGCGCCAGGATGAACCCAGTGCACCCACTCAGG GTTTGGGTGCAGAGACGTCAGATGGTTCACATGGTTTATCTGAAGAGGATCACCCAGACCAG ACGTCAGAAGAACCTGTAGCTAAACCAAATGAAGACAGCGACGCTActgccctcccctcctctgctccatcagaAAGCAGCAGTGTCCCAGAGCCGCAGACAGAGGGCGCTCCAGTGGACTCGGGACAGTCCAGCACAGAGCCAGAGTCCTTCTCTGACTCCTACTCCCACCTCAGCCCCTCTGCAGACGAGACCCCTGCTCCCCCCCTGAACGCTGAGACTCTGGGGTATCTGGACTCAGGgcaggaggagccagaagaggaggcCAGGGAGCAgaaggagccagaggaggagttAAAGGAGGAGTCACAGCAACTGAGTCCCCTAGAAACACCACAAG ATCCCACTGAACCAGCCCCAGAGACAGAGccggagctgaggaggaggaggttagAGGCTCTGGAGAAGATCGGCCAACGTgacgaggaagaggaagcagaggaagaCTTTCAGCTACCCCAGAGAGATGAGGACTCCGGCATCACCCTGAACAAGTGCATTCTGGGAGCTGTTATTTTGCTGGGCCTCGGCACTATTTTTATGTCAG GTGTGCTCATGGACCTGGATGAGG AAAGTGACTATCCTCCTGTAGAGCTGAAGGAATCTGAGTCATCTGAAAAACAG GAGTGGCTTAACCCGGATATTTCTCGACCTGGAGGAGAAGCTGAACTCTTAGACAAATTAACTAAAGGGAATGAGCAGATAGAAATGTTACAAGAACAACATCAG TCTCAGAACGAGGAGCTAAAATTGGCCAAGGCACAatcagcagagggcagcactgAGCGGCTTCAACAGGAGGAGGTGCAACAGGAAAACAGTAGGTTAAAGAGACACATGGAGGGTGTCCCTGAACTTCAGAAAGCACTGGAGAAGATGACGACAGAGCTGAAGTCTGTGTCAATGCTACAGAAAGACGTAGAGACTCTGAAGTCCACTTTGAACCACTTAAAGCTCTATGCAG CGGCTACAGCTCCCCTTAGTGGACAAATGGAGAACCACAGTCACAAGCCAGGAGACCATCAGATGCACAAGAAGGACAAGTATGACAGAGGTGTTAAAAAAGActggaaagatggagagaaatcTGAgtcaaaaaaagagaaaaagcaaCGCAAAGATGGAGGGAAGACAGAGGGCAAGGAAAAAGAGTGGAAAAAAGATAAATCTGAAGGTGGAGGATTTGAAAAGAGATATAAGGAAGATAAGCACGCAAAGCAGAAAGATGAGGTGAAAGAGTGGAAGACAAAGCAGAAAGATGAGGCGAAAGAGTGGAAGACAAAGCAGAAAGATGAGGCGAAAGAGTGGAAGACAAAGCAGAAAGATGAGGCGAAAGAGTGGAAGACAAAGCAGAAAGATGAGGCGAAAGAGTGGAAGAAAGACAAGTCAAACAGAGGGGATGAAGGGAAGCCGtggaaggaaaagaaagaaaagaaagagtggACTTACGAAGGTGATAAAAAGCACAAACATGATCAAGTTAAAGAAGGGAGGAGTAAAGAAAGCAAGTACTCTCAGGAAACGCACAAAGGGCCTGGAGACAAGCACTGGAAAAAGGGAAGAGATGActataaagaagaaaaggaTAAGTACGAGAAAAAGCACTGGAAAGGGAGGGATGAATATGAAAGTCGAAATAGAAAAGACGACggcgagaggagagaaaagggcaAAGAGAAAAAATGGGCAAAGGATGAGAAGAAGCAGTGGAAGAACGAAGACAAGGAGAAGAAAAGAGTagagtttaaagaaaaaaagcatcAAAAGGAATGGGAGGAAGGTCATTTTGAGAAgtataataaacataaaagtaGTGAGGATAAGGATCATACGTGGAACGATAAGAAGCCCAAACCCAAAGTGGGACAACCGGAATACTGGTCCCGTCAAAGAGAGCGCCTCCAACACAGCTCAAAACCTCAACACCCCTGCGATTCCCCGGACACCTGCGCCCAAGCCGAAGGGGTGCAACCAGTTCTTCTCTCGGAATTTGAATCAATCCTAAAGAATTACTTGTCGAAAGCGGAAAAAGCGGGAGTGGAGCCCTCGCACATTGCTGAACTGCAAAAGTTAGCCACggaaatgtttcaaaatggcgtctttcCGCACGATCAGATGAGTTTTCAGGATTACGTGGAGGATGTAGGGGATATTTTGGAAGATCTAGTCGAGGGAGAAGATggaagtgaagaggaggaggatagtGCCATAGAGGATGAGATGGAGGGATTTGAAATGGAGGTGATGGAGAAGTTTATGTTGCCGGGCAAGAAGGAGGGAGTCAAGGCGGAGTTTGGGAAGGAAAGCGGGAGAGGACGTGGGTGA